In one Capricornis sumatraensis isolate serow.1 chromosome 1, serow.2, whole genome shotgun sequence genomic region, the following are encoded:
- the CCDC183 gene encoding coiled-coil domain-containing protein 183 yields MKIRNEAEMEEQIQELKTITRLQEQCRALQIQSVKEKTVKNKATLALLRSNIRRRSQEWALAKKYDQWTISRACGKDVPMRLANSRCTMEVAREKLRKYVFDRVNVHNVLIHLVRRRGRKLESMQLELAGLKSQPDATKEELRLQQVIRQLENNIEKTTIKITTSQNIHFLYMDLLDHLKKKLAGYPTELDKLQNLVSNYCLELSDMTVMSQDAMMITDEVKMNMRQGEATFIEERRARENRLNQQKKLIDKIHTKETSEKYRRGRQDLDFPSNLMGPEILKVRKREASKADVEYETNVTALVEKVKTAVQRSHLWDIAGRFLAQKGTEENLELQKEDCEERRAQLEALMKKLEIEEATLKFHQTPSSVSFKSVEKKMNDMLKEEEERLQLAHSKVTKRQKLLLTIQTGIDNLYIRLIGIPLPTGQKEAAPSTTLDTYSKLAYCEARLLYLADRVQTLAGTEEVNNKVRDVLESSTLKEKQNTRISFEETEEDVIETFQFADVDHSYVPSRAEIKRQGQRLMEEKLKVAKKKKK; encoded by the exons ATGAAGATCCGCAACGAGGCGGAGATGGAAGAGCAGATCCAGGAGCTGAAGACCATCACTCGGCTCCAGG AGCAATGTCGGGCGCTGCAGATCCAGTCAGTGAAGGAGAAGACAGTCAAGAACAAGGCCACGCTGGCTCTCCTGCGCAGCAACATCCGCCGCAGGTCCCAGGAGTGGGCTTTGGCCAAGAAG TACGACCAGTGGACCATCTCCAGGGCCTGTGGGAAGGACGTGCCCATGAGGCTGGCGAACAGCCGCTGCACCATGGAG GTGGCGCGGGAGAAGCTGCGCAAGTATGTTTTCGACCGCGTGAACGTGCACAACGTGCTGATCCACTTGGTGCGGCGGCGCGGGCGGAAGCTGGAGAGTATGCAGCTGGAACTGGCCGGCCTGAAGAGCCAGCCCGACGCCACCAAGGAGGAGCTGCGCCTGCAGCAG GTCATCCGTCAGCTGGAGAACAACATAGAAAAGACGACGATCAAGATCACCACAAGCCAAAATATCCACTTCCTGTATATGGACCTGCTGGACCACCTGAAGAAG AAGCTGGCAGGATACCCCACAGAGCTGGACAAGCTGCAGAATCTCGTGAGCAACTACTGCTTGGAGCTGTCGGACATGACGGTCATGTCCCAGGACGCCATGATGATTACGGATGAGGTCAAG ATGAACATGAGGCAAGGGGAGGCCACCTTCATCGAGGAGCGCCGGGCACGAGAGAACCGGCTGAACCAGCAGAAGAAGCTGATCGACAAGATCCACACCAAGGAGACCAGCGAGAAGTACCGCCGG GGCCGGCAGGACTTGGACTTCCCCTCCAACCTGATGGGTCCGGAAATTCTGAAAG TGAGGAAGAGAGAGGCCTCCAAGGCTGACGTCGAATACGAAACGAATGTGACTGCTCTGGTGGAGAAGGTCAAGACTGCCGTGCAGCGCTCCCACCTCTGG GACATTGCTGGCCGGTTCCTGGCTCAGAAGGGCACGGAGGAGAACCTGGAGCTGCAGAAGGAGGACTGTGAGGAGAGGCGGGCGCAGCTGGAGGCCTTGATGAAGAAGCTGGAGATAGAGGAGGCCACGCTCAAGTTCCACCAGACGCCCAGCTCCGTCAG CTTCAAGTCTGTCGAGAAGAAAATGAATGATATgctgaaggaggaggaagagcgGCTGCAGCTGGCTCACAGCAAGGTGACCAAGAGGCAGAAGCTGCTGCTGACCATCCAGACCGGCATCGACAACCTCTACATCCGCTTGATTGGCATCCCCCTGCCCACAGGCCAG AAGGAAGCAGCGCCCTCGACCACCCTGGACACGTACAGCAAGCTGGCGTACTGCGAGGCGAGGCTGCTATACCTGGCTGACCGAGTGCAGACGCTGGCTGGAACGGAGGAG GTCAACAACAAGGTGAGGGATGTGCTGGAGTCCTCTACCCTGAAGGAGAAGCAGAACACCAGGATCAGCTTTGAGGAGACGGAGGAGGACGTCATAG